The Alosa sapidissima isolate fAloSap1 chromosome 6, fAloSap1.pri, whole genome shotgun sequence genome window below encodes:
- the LOC121711983 gene encoding trace amine-associated receptor 13c-like: protein MTLHNINYTGVCLQSINLTCSKLYSSMAAYVLMYVFAAAVVICTVCGNLLVITAVYHFKQLHTPTNILIVSLAISDCFVGVFVMPVHSMILIESCLLFGSTFCALYNMIKFHLTFVSVYNISFIAVDRYFALSNPFLYSKKVTLSVAFIISLHIWIVSLFYNCAFLYFNGNFRNKCPDKCLTFVDEVWSTVDLVVVFILPCATIITLYLKVFFIARRHAVLIRAALKDRKQLDVQNNGDSMRLERKAAKVLGILVSVFLICLIPYYICILLFDVLAQSYDSVVNTMLTLFFLNSTINPIIYALFYSWFQKSMKLILTFRICRTDSSLINVLSSNGVP, encoded by the coding sequence ATGACTCTTCACAACATCAACTACACAGGTGTTTGCCTGCAGTCCATTAACTTAACCTGTTCAAAATTATACTCTTCTATGGCAGCTTATGTTTTGATGTATGTGTTTGCTGCAGCTGTGGtgatatgtactgtgtgtgggaACCTTCTGGTTATAACTGCTGTCTATCATTTTAAACAACTCCATACACCAACAAATATCCTTATTGTCTCACTGGCCATTTCTGACTGTTTTGTAGGTGTATTTGTAATGCCAGTGCATTCAATGATTTTGATTGAGTCCTGTTTACTGTTTGGGTCAACATTTTGTGCCTTGTACAATATGATTAAATTCCATTTAACATTTGTTTCTGTATACAATATTTCTTTCATTGCTGTTGACCGTTACTTTGCCTTAAGCAATCCTTTCCTCTATTCCAAAAAGGTAACGCTGTCTGTAGCATTCATTATATCACTTCACATTTGGATTGTGTCACTGTTTTACAACTGTGCATTTCTTTACTTTAATGGAAACTTTAGAaacaaatgtccagataaatGCCTTACATTTGTGGATGAAGTGTGGTCTACTGTTgatcttgttgttgtttttattttaccgTGTGCCACTATCATAACTCTGTACCTAAAAGTATTTTTCATTGCAAGAAGGCACGCAGTCTTAATTAGAGCTGCACTCAAGGACCGAAAACAACTGGATGTCCAGAACAATGGCGACTCAATGAGATTGGAGAGGAAAGCCGCCAAAGTTCTTGGAATCCTTGTATCAGTGTTTTTAATATGTTTAATACCctattatatttgtattttactATTTGATGTGTTAGCCCAATCATATGACAGTGTGGTAAATACCATGTTAACACTATTTTTCCTTAATTCTACTATCAACCCCATCATTTATGCCTTGTTCTATTCTtggtttcaaaaaagtatgAAATTAATTCTCACATTTAGAATATGTAGGACTGACTCCTCACTGATAAATGTTCTCTCAAGTAACGGAGTCCCTTGA